Genomic DNA from Felis catus isolate Fca126 chromosome E3, F.catus_Fca126_mat1.0, whole genome shotgun sequence:
CTGTATCAGGACCATGGTAGGCTATTACCAGGAGGGGATTCAGAGAGACGGTGGGGAGTTTAGCTATGGTTTTCAATGTAAGCCAAGTCTCCTAGACAATAGCTTCCAAACTTGGAAGAGCTGTGAGCAAGATGGTGCCAGGTACTTCTGCCTAGAGTGTTAATAACAGAATAATTCATCCCAATATTGGCCCAAACCATGTTTTTATAATGCATCATAAAGGCTCAAAGAATAATAATCTGACCTCCAAAAGGGTGTGGGATGGGGAGAAAATAGAACCTTGGCCGTCTGGCTCCTTCTGTTCAGTGACTCCTCTGGAGCacagaaaagcaatgaaaacgCTCAGACTTCTGAATTTCACATACATACAGTCCATCTCTTTCCACCCAGTCACTCCCTAGAAGGAGGAACTAACTCCTTTCCCTAAACCGCACACACTTCCCACCAAAGCACAACCATGATAAAATGTTCAAGGGCCTTCCTAAAATATGTGCACCTTGTGACATTCACTCTGTCacctaaaggaagaaataaaacaaaatacaaaaccaaactGAAACTTCTGCTCTAATGATTTGTTCTGAAGAGTTTGGTGAGATCTGTACAAGTATTTTTCCCATAGTAAGTACCaactcttgttttaaaaaagcaacttaAGAATAATAGCCACATTGATGCAAAACTACACTAAGGGAGAATAATGAACCTAATAAAACCAGCGATTTTCCAATTGCTATTGCTACTGGAAACACTGATTATGCTAATTAAAGGGTAGAATAGTAAATACCCACTCTTTTGCATCCAATTAAGTGCTCAGATTATTTCTcagaagtatttgttgaaaatagCACTTTTGATTATCACGGGTCCCAAATAAACagagtcgtgtgtgtgtgtgtttgtatgtgtgtgtgtgtgtacacactcaAATACACATTTATCTCCGGAGCTCTTTTCATGGAGTAGTGTAACTCTTAAAATTCCTATGGgaccaagtaaaaaaaaaaaatcatacagctTGGGATATCTTTAAAGAAAGTGTATGTTGAGAACACAGcacaagaaaacaatttcaagTTGGGAACATGTGAGATTTAACACACAAACATCAAGAACACAAATGGATAGGCAAGGCTGCCTAAGTCCCTCATAAAGTCAATGTCAGCTTATTCTAGATAAtaaaatagccaaactatgtTGTACAAAACGTTGAAAGTTTTATCCTTCCAGCCAATTCCATACTTCAGAGCAAAGTCAATTTATATGTAAGTTAAACAAAGTACCATCGCTAAAAACTGAGAATTATGAGTAATGCCAATcagaaatgcaataaataaatattagaggaTTTGCAAGTTAAAGCAACCATATAAATTCtattatcagaaatgaaaatgtgttgcCTGAAGAGATTACAAATAAGATGCTAGAACCCAAAAAAGGAAGAGCTTCTGTAACTATTTCCATAAGTTAATCAGGAGTGAGACTAGGATGGGTTTTGCACCCACTAAAGGAGATGcaattcatacattcattcaacatgCGTTTAACCAACAATTACCACCTACACTGAACCAGGCCTATTCTAGGTCCCAGGAAAAGAGTGGTCAACAAAATCAACATGGCCCCTCTCCTGGAACTCCCATTCTAAGGGAGGGAAATAGAtagtaaacaagtaaacaaagtAAGATAATTTCAGATTGAGTAAAgtgttttatagaaaataaaactagggcgcctgggtggcgcagtcggttaagcgtccgacttcagctcaggtcatgatctcgcggtccgtgagttcaagccccgcgtcgggctctgggctgatggctcagagcctggagcctgtttccgattctgtatctccctctctctctgcccctcccccattcatgctctgtctctctctgtcccaaaaataaataaatgttgaaaaaaaaaaaaaaaaaaagaaaagaaaactaaatcacataatagaaaatgaatgctggagggcagagggcacAATATTTCACCTATAACTATGGATAGCAGAGCTTCTGGAGCCTTGCAAAGAATTTAGTATTAAgaattctgcctttttttttaagtaggctgcacaCCCAGCATGGAGGGAGTCCAATGCAGGCCTTgatcttatgaccctgagatcaagacctgagctgagatcaagagtcagacacttaactgactaagccacccagacacacctTAAGACTTCTGTCTTACTTCAAATTTCCTAAAAGTAGAGCTTGAGGCAGAGGTTTAGTGCATGTGAGGCATTGAGGGAGAGTTCTCAGGAGATGGGAGTAAGGGAAACTGACAGGGCAGGGTTTGAAAGATAAATGGTCCCCAAAGTTGGATACCAGCTTCAGCGTGATCCCACAGGGAGCTCTGGCGCATGAATTACACCCCCATGTTATCCCAGCCTGAAGCAAGTAAGCCGGTCTTTTGTCCTCCCATTAGTCAATTCCTGGCCATAGGCAGCTGGGATTGAAGGCGCAGTATGGAACAACTTTCCAGGTGAGGCAAGATTTGGCCACTTGGCTAAAGGTAATTTTCCAGAACATGGAGCAGCTGAAGTGAATGTGAGTTCACTGGCCGAGTAAGGGGATCTGGGTAGAAAAACAACAGCATCTCCCACAACTTCCAAATtgctttcttgtttctctctcttaaacagTATATAGGAAGTTTTCATTACTCTCTATTTATACTCTTCTGTTCATTTGTTAATCAAACAGCCACAACCCAGGTGCCATTATCCCCAAAGTCTTCCTGGTCATTTATTCTCCATACCAAATCAACATAGTTACACCAATCTTGGTTCTACTAAAACCAATAAATCTCTTGTGTTTTTCAGAATATTCAAACCTTGGGTGACACAGCAAGTGCCACAATACAGCCTTCAAGTTAATAGCTTTGCTGAGGCAAAGGAAAATACTTGCTCCCCAAATACacaagtcattcattcattgaaccaAAAATCTAttgagcccctactatgtgccatgtcCTGGTTGAGTAGATGCTTTCCAACAACAGGACTTATTTAGTGAGATGTGTTCATCTTGTTGTGAACTCATTAAAgagcatatataatttttttttcctaacaattTTCCCAAACTTTGTCAACAGCCACCTTTCTACTGgggagattacttaagaatatcTCATAACTTTGCAATCACATGTGTTGTTAAAACAATATATTGAATTATTTCTGGTTCAAAGCTTTCCTCAGCCCTTACTTCTCCTCCCCAGAAGTCCCAAGACTTATCGTTGTCCCAAGTCTCGTTGGCTCTGACTGGGACATGGGCCCACGTCTGAACCAACTGCTGTGGCCAATGGATGCAGTGTCCTCTAATTGGCCAGGCCACAGCCACATCCCACttctggagcctgatgtggaaccaATGCATCCCAAACCAGCCATGAaacaagggcagagaggagatcCTCTAGGGGAAGTCAGCGCTCTCTGAACCAGCAGAAGGATATTGGGTGGTAGGCAGGCAAACTGTCCACTGTACAATTCAGCAAAGCCTTTATGGTGATTTGCTATACTTGGAGGCAAAGAAAAGACTGCCTAGCACATGCCAAAACACAATACCCAACACTTTACCTTAAAGTTATCTggcttaatcctcacaaaaatacCATCAACTTTTTGGCATTTTACATATAGAAACCCTGAAGCATaagaggttaaagaacacactCACCATCAGCAACTTTTTCCTCCATTccaagggactttttttttttcattttgccatcTCTAAAGTTGGAGTGCATCTTAAAATCAGTGGAGTGTCATGGTTTAACTGGCAGCATTTTTCTCCCAGTAgcacataaaataataacatgtCTTACAACTAACAGTGTTTTAGATTTGATGAGATCCTGGGGAAGCCAGGATGAATGAAATCCAACcccatctgactccaaagctcacaTGTTCTCTATGCCTCTGGACTAGGGCAGAGATGTCAACAAGTCAGgctttgcttattttataaaagatataaGATACAGCCCTGATAGAATTTTCTTCTTGTACTTGCAGGGGAGGAAGACAGCATCATTCCACTATCCTGGGGGAGGTGCAAAGTACAAAGGGGAGGCTGTCCAGCGGTCCCTGGTGGAGTCTCACACTCACCCAGACAGCAATGAGACAGAGTGGAGGGAGAACATCGATATTGTCATGAACTGGTTCACTAAGGAAGACTTTGATTTTGTGACTCTGTACTATGGAGAGCCAGATAACGTGGGACACAAATTTGGGCCTGAGACGGAGAACAGAAGGGTGATGATTCAGCAAATTGACAGAACCATCGGGTACCTGGTGGAAGCCATTAAAAGGCACAGCTTGACCAAGCACCTCAATGTCATCATCACATCAGACCATGGCATGACCACAGtaaaaaagagcccaaatgtcactGAGATCCTCTTGACAAACTACATCAAGTTCAAGGACTTGGTCAAGTTTGATATCGTGGACTATGGTGGCTTTGGGATGATCCTGCCCAAACCAGGGAAAGAGGAAGCTGTTTACCAAGCACTGAAGAATGCACATCCTCACCTCAATGTGTACAAGAAGGAGGAATTCCCAGAACGCTTCCATTTTGCTAAACACAAGCGGGTGCTGCCAATTGTGATGTACGCTGACTCTGGTTATAACATCAATGGGGTGAGTCGATTCTAAAATGAATGAAGTCATCTTGGATCTGGGAGACAGCCTCTAGAGAGAAAcgattctgaaaaaaaattaaaacataagttGTAAGCCACTGTTAGTTCTAAGtgttccccaccctcaccccatgTCTCACCCAACCAACCCTGTCCCGTGTTACTGCTATGCAGTTATAATGACAAACATCCCTGACCAAAGCTCTGTCCAGCACTGTACTATAAATTTAACATgagttgtttcatttttgtcttccCATCAACCCAAAGATAGATACTCTTATTtcccttgttttatttaataaggAATAAGCCAAAGATAGAGAGAAGTGATTCAGGATTAGAAGTATAAGGTTAATGTTTGAATCCAAGCCTGTGTGCTTGCTTGATCATTATGCACAGATCACCAGTAGATTCACCAAAAATAACCATGTGCTGGTTCCCCTTTACACATatcaaggagaaggaggaggagaagggaaaggagagggacagggaggtagagggagagggagaaggagagggagggggaggggaagaaggagggtgatgggaaggagaaagagaaggaggaggaggaggaagaggaggaggaggaggaggaggaggggagggagaggagaaggagaagccctgttcatacacacacacacacacacacacaaattatacaCAAATGGtcacaacagcattattcataaaaatcaaaaagtgaaaacaaaccaattgcccatcaactgatgaatgaataaacaaaatatgatataaccataccatggaatattatgtTGCCATTAAAAGGAACaaggtactgatacatgctacaacttgaatgaaccttgagaacactatatttactgaaagaaaGTAGATACGAAAGActttgtatgattctatttaaatgaaatgttcagCACaagcaaatct
This window encodes:
- the LOC101091244 gene encoding ectonucleotide pyrophosphatase/phosphodiesterase family member 7-like codes for the protein MTGFGVLTLLLPVLLGWASCHPVPGRKNFNKLLLISFDGFRWNYDQDVDTPNMDRLAQEGVKAKYLTPPFVTMTSPSHFTTISVQCKITGTLGVSCCKMVPLQLRMQAADLDTWSRIQPAPPFSSCMTLGNNLLWGRKTASFHYPGGGAKYKGEAVQRSLVESHTHPDSNETEWRENIDIVMNWFTKEDFDFVTLYYGEPDNVGHKFGPETENRRVMIQQIDRTIGYLVEAIKRHSLTKHLNVIITSDHGMTTVKKSPNVTEILLTNYIKFKDLVKFDIVDYGGFGMILPKPGKEEAVYQALKNAHPHLNVYKKEEFPERFHFAKHKRVLPIVMYADSGYNINGVSRF